A part of Aricia agestis chromosome 13, ilAriAges1.1, whole genome shotgun sequence genomic DNA contains:
- the LOC121733283 gene encoding histidine protein methyltransferase 1 homolog — protein MSSFIFNFAGDNNESETSDTKKTIWYESNEVIPKKQIEGWDEMIKYAKIFMCRDVTIGHITNIKLDETLGKDVNFAERCHSDLIPGKYEGGLKLWECTYDLVEYLEEHSEISFDGAKVLDLGCGIGILGIYSLLKGAKVTFQDYNKEIIENVTVPNVLLNTEEEDTEYSIDMCKFYSGDWESFNEKLEDNFDIILTSETIYNVDNYEKLVRLFENRISDNGIVLVAAKTCYFGVGGSVRQFEKAVSDSNLSCEVVWKNDSGIQREILKICKRS, from the exons ATGTCTtcctttatatttaattttgcaGGTGATAATAATGAAAGTGAAACATCAG ATACCAAGAAAACAATATGGTATGAAAGCAATGAAGTCATCCCAAAGAAGCAAATCGAAGGTTGGGATGAAATGATTAAGTATGCAAAGATATTTATGTGCAGAGATGTGACAATAGGTCATataacaaatataaaattagatgAGACTCTTGGGAAAGATGTTAATTTTGCTGAAAGATGCCACAGCGACCTCATTCCTGGGAAATATGAAG GAGGACTAAAACTGTGGGAGTGTACATATGACTTAGTTGAATATTTGGAAGAACACAGTGAAATTTCTTTTGATGGAGCCAAGGTTTTGGATTTGGGATGTGGAATAGGAATACTAGGAATCTATTCTCTACTAAAAGGAGCGAAAGTCACTTTCCAagattat AATAAAGAAATAATTGAGAATGTTACAGTACCAAATGTTCTTTTGAACACCGAGGAAGAAGATACTGAATATAGTATAGACATGTGCAAGTTTTACTCTGGAGATTgggaaagttttaatgaaaaacTTGAAGAcaattttgatataatattaacttctgAGACAATTTATAATGTTGACAACTATGAAAAACTTGTTAGATTATTCGAAAACAGAATAAGTGACAATGGTATTGTTCTTGTAGCAGCAAAAACTTGTTATTTTGGTGTTGGGGGCAGTGTGAGACAATTTGAGAAAGCTGTTAGTGATTCCAATCTAAGTTGTGAAGTAGTTTGGAAAAATGACAGTGGCATTCAAAGAGAAATATTAAAGATATGTAAAAGATCATGA
- the LOC121733289 gene encoding pyridoxine/pyridoxamine 5'-phosphate oxidase-like encodes MNIDITTLRSKNYKSRDEAFLEENLVSKEPFGQFKAWFEDACMRKEILEPNAMCLATATKDGTPSARFVLLKGYGKDGLKFYTNYGSRKAKEMEQNPRVAATFYWEVLNRSVRIEGVVEKVSEEDSVKYFHSRPVPSQIAACASYQSTPIESRDVLCEREKALEAEYMMPGKEVPKPAYWGGYIIRPNAVEFWQGQMSRLSDRIKFRKPMNGEVPDGKLLHKGDDGWVYERLSP; translated from the exons ATGAATATCGACATTACGA ctTTGAgatcaaaaaattataaaagtagagATGAAGCATTTTTGGAAGAGAATTTAGTGTCTAAAGAGCCATTTGGCCAATTTAAGGCATGGTTTGAAGACGCTTGCATGAGAAAAGAAATCTTAGAACCTAATGCTATGTGTTTGGCTACAGCCACAAA AGATGGAACTCCTTCTGCAAGATTTGTATTATTAAAGGGGTATGGGAAAGATGGACTTAAGTTTTATACAAACTATGGAAGCAGGAAAGCTAAGGAAatg GAGCAAAATCCAAGAGTGGCAGCTACTTTCTATTGGGAAGTCCTCAACAGATCCGTAAGAATTGAGGGTGTTGTGGAAAAAGTGTCTGAAGAAGACTCCGTCAAATACTTCCACTCTCGGCCAGTCCCGAGCCAGATTGCCGCCTGCGCCAGCTACCAAAGTACCCCAATTGAATCCAGGGATGTTCTTTGTGAGAGAGAGAAAGCCCTGGAGGCCGAGTATATGATGCCTGGGAAAGAAGTGCCTAAGCCAGCATATTG GGGTGGATATATTATTCGTCCCAATGCTGTTGAATTTTGGCAAGGGCAAATGAGTAGACTTAGTGATAGAATTAAATTTAGAAAACCAATGAATGGAGAGGTACCTGATGGAAAATTATTACACAAGGGTGATGATGGATGGGTTTATGAGAGACTTTCGCCGTAG
- the LOC121733286 gene encoding signal recognition particle receptor subunit beta, translating into MESESEVIKEKIHTEPVLNDPRYITLLSVIVLVFTLVFWWCFSRRRHLRRSVLVTGLSDAGKTLLFVRLTYSQFRQTFTSMRENIEEYITSNNTLKIVDLPGQERLRNKFFDQYKSSAKGIVYVVDSVTIQKEIRDVAEYLYTILADPVVQSNSPPLLILCNKQDQPMAKGSQVIKNLLEKEINLVRVTKSSQLESVDPSQSSSASFLGKMGRDFEFSHLSCRVDIAESSASTGDDENPTDMKALEEWISKL; encoded by the exons ATGGAATCCGAATCAGAAGTTATAAAGGAGAAAATTCACACGGAGCCTGTACTTAATGATCCACGATACATAACCTTGTTGAGTGTGATCGTTCTCGTTTTTACCCTAG TGTTTTGGTGGTGTTTTTCGCGTCGTCGTCATCTTAGAAGATCAGTTTTAGTCACAGGGCTCTCAGATGCTGGCAAAACTTTACTTTTTGTTCGCCTAACATACTCTCAATTCAGACAAACATTCACTTCTATGCGGGAAAATATCGAGGAGTATATTACATCcaat AACACATTGAAAATTGTTGATTTGCCTGGCCAAGAAAGATTGAGAAACAAATTCTTTGATCAATATAAAAGCAGCGCAAAAGGCATTGTTTATGTTGTGGACTCTGTCACCATTCAAAAGGAAATAAGGGATGTTGCCGA ATATCTGTACACAATTCTGGCTGATCCAGTTGTACAAAGCAACAGTCCTCCGCTGTTAATCCTGTGCAACAAGCAAGACCAACCCATGGCAAAAGGCAGCCAAGTCATTAAGAACTTATTGGAGAAAGAAAT CAACCTGGTTAGAGTGACCAAATCAAGTCAACTAGAGTCAGTCGATCCATCACAGTCAAGCAGCGCAAGTTTCCTGGGCAAGATGGGCAGAGACTTTGAATTTTCTCACCTGAGCTGCCGTGTGGACATAGCAGAGAGCTCGGCTAGCACAGGAGATGATGAAAACCCCACAGACATGAAAGCTCTGGAAGAGTGGATCTCAAAATTGTAA
- the LOC121733284 gene encoding pyridoxine/pyridoxamine 5'-phosphate oxidase-like isoform X1 has product MQKVKIMLTRRLIRKISSSHCCKMSIDIGGMRIRYKDKDETFLEKHLVSKEPFGQFKAWFEEACTRKEILEPNAMCLATATKDGVPSSRFVLLKGYGKEGFKFYSNYGSRKAREMEENQNVAATFYWEVLNRSIRIEGVVEKVSEEDSVKYFHSRPVPSQIAACASYQSTPIESRDVLCEREKVLETEYIIPGKEVPKPAYWGGYIIRPKAVEFWQGQRDRLHDRIKFRKPKDGEVPDGKLLHEGEDGWVYERLSP; this is encoded by the exons ATgcaaaaagtgaaaataatgcTTACGAGAAGATTAATTCggaaaat AAGTTCCAGTCACTGCTGCAAAATGAGTATCGATATTGGAG GTATGAGAATAAGGTACAAAGATAAAGATGAAACATTCCTAGAGAAGCATTTAGTGTCCAAGGAGCCGTTTGGGCAGTTTAAGGCATGGTTCGAAGAAGCTTGCACAAGAAAGGAAATCTTAGAACCTAATGCTATGTGTTTGGCTACAGCTACCAA aGATGGAGTCCCTTCTTCAagatttgttttattaaaaggGTATGGTAAAGAGGGTTTCAAGTTTTATTCCAACTATGGAAGCAGAAAAGCTAGGGAAATG gaAGAGAATCAAAACGTGGCAGCTACATTCTATTGGGAAGTACTTAACAGATCAATAAGAATTGAGGGTGTAGTGGAAAAAGTGTCTGAAGAGGACTCCGTCAAATACTTCCACTCTCGGCCAGTCCCGAGCCAGATTGCCGCCTGCGCCAGCTACCAAAGTACCCCAATTGAGTCCAGGGACGTACTGTGTGAGAGAGAGAAAGTCCTGGAGACCGAGTACATAATACCTGGGAAGGAAGTGCCCAAGCCAGCATATTG GGGGGGATATATTATTCGTCCCAAAGCTGTCGAGTTCTGGCAAGGACAAAGGGACAGACTACATGACAGGATCAAGTTTAGAAAACCAAAGGATGGGGAGGTACCTGATGGGAAATTGTTACATGAGGGAGAGGATGGATGGGTTTATGAAAGACTTTCACCATAG
- the LOC121733284 gene encoding pyridoxine/pyridoxamine 5'-phosphate oxidase-like isoform X2 — protein sequence MSIDIGGMRIRYKDKDETFLEKHLVSKEPFGQFKAWFEEACTRKEILEPNAMCLATATKDGVPSSRFVLLKGYGKEGFKFYSNYGSRKAREMEENQNVAATFYWEVLNRSIRIEGVVEKVSEEDSVKYFHSRPVPSQIAACASYQSTPIESRDVLCEREKVLETEYIIPGKEVPKPAYWGGYIIRPKAVEFWQGQRDRLHDRIKFRKPKDGEVPDGKLLHEGEDGWVYERLSP from the exons ATGAGTATCGATATTGGAG GTATGAGAATAAGGTACAAAGATAAAGATGAAACATTCCTAGAGAAGCATTTAGTGTCCAAGGAGCCGTTTGGGCAGTTTAAGGCATGGTTCGAAGAAGCTTGCACAAGAAAGGAAATCTTAGAACCTAATGCTATGTGTTTGGCTACAGCTACCAA aGATGGAGTCCCTTCTTCAagatttgttttattaaaaggGTATGGTAAAGAGGGTTTCAAGTTTTATTCCAACTATGGAAGCAGAAAAGCTAGGGAAATG gaAGAGAATCAAAACGTGGCAGCTACATTCTATTGGGAAGTACTTAACAGATCAATAAGAATTGAGGGTGTAGTGGAAAAAGTGTCTGAAGAGGACTCCGTCAAATACTTCCACTCTCGGCCAGTCCCGAGCCAGATTGCCGCCTGCGCCAGCTACCAAAGTACCCCAATTGAGTCCAGGGACGTACTGTGTGAGAGAGAGAAAGTCCTGGAGACCGAGTACATAATACCTGGGAAGGAAGTGCCCAAGCCAGCATATTG GGGGGGATATATTATTCGTCCCAAAGCTGTCGAGTTCTGGCAAGGACAAAGGGACAGACTACATGACAGGATCAAGTTTAGAAAACCAAAGGATGGGGAGGTACCTGATGGGAAATTGTTACATGAGGGAGAGGATGGATGGGTTTATGAAAGACTTTCACCATAG